The nucleotide sequence AGTATCGTCAAATCCGTCTGGGGCTCGACATCTGCCGACTCGGCCGCGTATGAACAGGCAGTGGCATGGACCGGTTTGGTCAACGGTTTTTACAACGTCGTAACCTTCGTTTCCGCCTTCGGACTGATGTGGATGGCGCGTAAATATGCTGCGAAATATGTCCACGCCTTCGCCGTTATCCTGGCTTCGCTCGCCCTCCTGACCATCCCGCACATCACCAACAAATACCTGATGTTCGCCCCGATGATCGGCTTCGGTATCGGCTGGGCAAGTATGATGGGCGTACCGTTTATGATTGTCGTACACTCCATCCCGAAAGAACGCTACGGCGTATATATGGGCATCGTCAACATGATGATTGTGATTCCGATGCTGATTGAAACCGTTACCTTCGGTTGGATCTATGACAACTTCCTCGGTGCAAACCCGTCCAACGCCATGACCTTCGCCGGCGTCTTCCTCGCCATCGCTGCCGTATTGACCCTGACCATCAAAACGTCAAACAAACCTTATGGCGTAGAATCGGCAAGCTGATTCAAGCAGTTGCGACAAGGTCGTCTGAAACCCAAATTGAGGTTTTCAGACGACCTTGTCGCATATTCACAAAAGATTGTCGGGAAAACGATAGTTTTTTTCCACAACGTCAGCCATCAAAAATATAAAATACAACAATTCTCATTTGTAAAAGACCGGAGAAATTGATGTTCCGACCCAATCTGACCGCTGCCGCCGTTGTGGCCGCTTTATCTTCCACTGTATTTGCCGCCGAAACGGCCGAGCTGGATACTGTCCATGTGAAGGGGCAGCGTTCGTATAACGCGATTGCCACCGAGAAAAACGGCGATTACAGCTCGTTTGCCGCCACTGTCGGCACAAAAATCCCCGCATCTTTACGCGAGATTCCGCAATCCGTCAGCATCATCACCAACCAGCAGGTAAAAGACCGCAACGTCGATACCTTTGACCAGTTGGCGCGCAAAACGCCGGGTCTGCGCGTGTTGAGCAATGACGACGGACGCTCGTCGGTTTATGCGCGCGGTTACGAATACAGTGAATACAACATCGACGGCCTGCCCGCGCAGATGCAGAGTATCAACGGCACGCTGCCCAACCTGTTCGCCTTCGACCGCGTCGAAGTGATGCGCGGCCCGAGCGGCTTGTTCGACAGCAGTGGCGAGATGGGCGGTATTGTGAATTTGGTGCGCAAACGCCCGACCAAAGAGTTTCAAGGTCATGCAGCGGCGGGGTTCGGTACGCACAAACAATATAAAGCCGAAGCCGATGTTTCAGGACCTCTGAACGCCGACGGCAGCGTGCGCGCCCGTGTGATGGCGCAAACTTCGGGCGCGTCCCCCCGTCCGGCGGAGAAAAACAACCACCACGAAACCTTCTACGCGGCGGCGGATTGGGACATCAATCCCGACACGACTTTGGGCGTAGGCTATCTCTACCAACAACGCCACCTCGCGCCGTATAACGGTTTGCCCGTCGGCAGCAGCGGCAATCTGTTGTCCCTGCCCAACCACACCTTTGTCGGCGCGGATTGGAACAAATTTAAAATGAACAGCCATGACGTGTTCGCCGATTTGAAACATTATTTCGACGACGGCGGCTACGGCAAAATCGGTATGCGCTATTCCGACCGCGATGCCGACTCCAACTACACCTTCGCCGCCAAAAAACTTTCTGCCGACAATAAGGCGGACGTCGTCGGCTTAGGCACGGAAATCAAACAAAAAGCCTTCGCGGTTGACGCAAGTTACAGCCGTCCGTTTGCCTTGGGCAACACCGCAAACGAACTCGTCGTCGGCGCGGACTACAACCGCTTGCGCAGCACCAACGAGCAAGGCCGTGCAGCCGTTGCGCGTAATGTTGCCTTGGGCGATTTCCACTCCGTTCCCTATGTCAACCTGATGCAGAACGCCCGTGCCGGCGCGCGCGGTTACAGCCATACCGTCGCTACCGAAAACCTTGACGAATTCGGCGTTTACGGCAAATCCGTCTTCCATCCGGTCGACAGGCTGTCGCTCATTGGCGGCTGGCGTTTGGGACACTACAAAATCGAAGCGGGCGACGGCGACGAGTTGCACAAAGCCAGCAAAACCAAGTTCACCGGCTACGCAGGCGCAGTTTACGACTTGAACGACAACAACAGCCTCTACGCCAGCTTCTCCCAACTCTACACGCCGCAAACCAGCCTCGGCACCGACGGCAACCTGCTTAAAGCGCGGGAAGGCAACCAGTTTGAAGTCGGCTACAAAGGCAGCTACATGGACGACCGCCTCAACACCCGCGTCTCCCTCTACCGACTGAAAGACAAAAACGCCGCCGCACCGCTGAACCCGAACAACCGCAACACCCGTTACGCAGCCTTGGGCAAACGCGTGATGGAAGGCGTTGAGACCGAAATCAGCGGCGCGATTACACCGAAATGGCAAATCCACGCAGGTTACAGCTATCTGCACAGCCAAATCAAAACCGCCTCCAACTCGCGCGACGACGGCATCTTCCTTCTGATGCCCAAACACAGCGCAAACCTGTGGATAACTTATGAAGTTACGCCCAAGCTGACCCTCGGCGGCGGCGTGAACGCGATGAGCAGCATCTCCTCGGCGGCAGGGCTGCGCGCAGGCGGCTACGCCACATTCGACGCCATGGCGGCATACCGCTTCACGTCCAAACTGAAGCTGCAAATCAACGCCGACAACATCTTCAACCGCCACTACTACGCCCGCGTCGGCAGCGCAAACACCTTCAACATTCCCGGCTCGGAGCGCAGCCTGATGGCAAACCTCCGCTACGACTTCTAAAAACGGGAAAAGCAAAAGGAAAACAAATCACCGCCAAAAACCAGAAGACCAACACATTACGGAAACAGACCGGACAGGCAGGGAACACTACCTGTCCGGTTTTATCATTTATGTCCCATGTTTGACATAGAGAAAACGGCAGATATAGCCCAAAGGTCGTCTGAAACATCCGACAACCCGATAACACACACAACACACCCCACCAACACAACCGACAACCCCGCCATGACCTCACGCACCGCACACTGGCAAGCCGCCCGCCTGCTGCAAGCAGAAGAAACCCACATCCGCTCCAAGCACACCGGCCGCAGCTACCGCATCCAAACCGCCGCTATCGGCAGCCCGCCCCCGCAAGGCTATCCCGTCCTCCATATCCTCGACGGCGACGCCTTCTTTCCCGCCGCCCTCAGCATGGCGCAATCCCTGCTCATCAACCCCATGACCCGAAGCCGCGCCGCCTGCCTCATCGTCAGCATCGGCTACCCCAATGGCGAAGTCCGCGACCTGACCCAACGCGCCCTCGACTACACCCCACCCCTGCCCGAAACCGCCACCGAAGCAGACCGCCGCCAGTACGGACAAGCCGACCGCTTCGCCGCCTTCCTCGACCACGAACTCGCCCCGGCCCTCGCCGCCAAATACCCCGTCAACCCCAAAGAACAAGCCCTGTTCGGACACTCCTTCGGCGCATTGTTCGGACTCTATTCCCTCTTCACTGCCCCCGACCGCTTCAAACACAACCTGCTCGCCTCCCCCTCCGTCTGGTGGCACAACCGCCGCGTCCTCGACTTCCTCCCGTCCGCCCTTCCCGCCGACACCGCCGTCCGCATCAGCGTCGGCGAACACGAAGGCCGCAGCAACCGCCCCGAACAAATCGGCAGAGAAATGGTCGCCCAAGCCAAACTACTTGCAGGCACCCTCCAACACCTCGGCGCAGACGCACAATTCACCCTCTACCCCAACGCTAACCACGGCAACACCCCCTTCTACGCCCTCCCCGACCACATCGAATACCTCCGCCAAGCGTGGCAGAAGAAATAAACAGGCAGAAACGAAAAGCCGTATTCCAAACAAAGAGAAATACGGCTTGAGTGATGGCAGTTGGGGATTTTCAGACGACCTTTTTCACGAATCTATAAAGGTTTTATTCAATTAACTTGGGATAAGCGAAGTTTGTAGCGTGGGCTATGCCCACGAACCTATCGTCCAACAACCCGAAATCCAGCAACAGTCAAATTTGTATTTATTTCGTGGGTAGAACCCACGCTACGGATTGTTAGTTGTATTTGCCGTCTTACATCGTTGGCAAAGCCCACGCCACTCGTTGCTGCAACGGAACTTGTCCCTTCCCCCGTTTGGCGGGGGAAGGTTAGGATGGGGGTGGTTTTGTGGGTTTAGATAAAATCAAATTCGTTCAGCCCGTAGAGCCACCCTCTCCCCAGCCCTCTCCCGCCAGACGGGAGAGGGAGTAGGTCGCAGGTAAAAACGAGGTCGTCTGAAAACTTTGGGATTTGGGTGTTAGGGAAACCCGTTCACGTTCGTTTTCAGACGACCTTTTATTCAATCAATGCAGGCTTGGAATAACTCAAGTAGCGTGGGCTGCGCCCGCGAAATCTACCACCTGATAATCCAAATCAGACTACAGTCAAATGAGTATTTATTTTTCGCATTCATCTCGTAGGCAAACCCCGCGCTACGGGTTGCTGTAACAGCAACTTGTCCCTTCCCCCGTCTGGCGGGGGAAGGTTAGGATGGGGGTGGCTTTACGGTTTTAGGTAAAAGCAAATTCGTATTCGTACACCCCATAGAGCCACCCTCTCCCGCCGGACGGGAGAGGGGGCAGGTTGCCGATAAAAACAAGGTCGTCTGAAACCTCAAAGCTTTCAGACGACCTTTTATCCGCTTCTCCTATTTCCACCACCCGCTACTCAGCGGGAACGTTATCGGGTCGTAATATTTCGGCAGTTGTTGCGGGATGCCGAGGTTATTGCGGTAAACGACGCGGTAGCGGTCGGCGTACCAGGCGGGGACGATGATGTATTGGTGGCGGATGGTACGGTCTAGTGCTTGAACGGTGGTTTTCAGTTCTTCGCGGTTGGTGAAGCTGCTGAAATGTTTGAGCAGCTTTTCGACATCGGGGCGGCACACGCCGGCGAGGTTTTGGCTGCCGGGGATTTTGGCGGCTTCACAGCCGAAATAATCGTATTGTTCGTTGCCCGGGCTTTCGCTGTTGGCATAGACGGTAATGGTCATGTCGAAGTCGAAATCGTTGAGACGCCTTTGATATAAGGCGGGGTCGGTAACGCGGATGTTCATGGTGACGCCGATTTTGGCGAGGTCGCGCTGCCATTTGGCGGTGATGCGTTCGTAGTTTTTGGATGCGGTCAGGAACTCGAAGGTCAGGGGTTTGCCTTGGCTGTCGGTCAGTTTGCCGTTTTTATAGCGGTAGCCTGCTTTTTCTAAAAGGGCGCGGGCTTTGAGCAGGTTGGGGCGTATGCCTGTCTTCGGGTCGGTTTGAGGCGGTTCGGGGACGGGTTGGTTCAGGACAGCGGGATCGAGGGTGTTGCCGAGGGACTGGAGCAGTTTCAGTTCCGCGCCTTGCGGTTTGCCTGTCGCCGCCATCTCGCTGTTGGTGAAGAAGCTGTTGCTGCGGCGGTATGCGCCGTAGAAAATGCGGGCGTTGACGCTTTCAAAGTCGAAGCTCTCGACCATTGCCTGCCGCACGAGGATGTTGTTGAACGGGACGCGGCGCATATTCATAACGAAGCCCTGCATGCCGGCATTACTTTGTTGCACCCATTCGTATTTGCCCAAGCCGCGTTTGGCGAGCATTTCGCCGGTATAAGCCCGCGCCCAGTTTCGGGCGATGTTTTCATAAACGAAGTCGTATTGTCCGGCTTTGAGTCCTTCGAGGCGGACGCTGTTGTCTTTGAAATATTTGAAACGGACGGTGTCGAAGTTATATCTGCCTTTGCGGGTCGGGAGGTTTTGCGCCCAGTAGTTTTTATCGCGCGCGTATTCGCTCATGCGTCCGATGTCTGCTTTGACGAAGCGGTAGGGGCCGGAGCCGATGGGCATTTTGTTCGCGCCTTTTTCCAGCCCTTCGGGATAGCTTTTATGAGAAAAGACAGGCAGTTGCCCCAAGACCATGTGTAATTCGGCGTTGCGCTGTTTGAAGCGGAAAACGACTGTCCTGTCATCGGGCGTTTCGACTTTGGCAACATCGCTCCAGTAGATGCGGTAGGAGGGATTGGCGGCTTTGTCTTGGGTAAGCAGGCGGAAGGAGGCGGCGACGTCTTTGGCAAGCACGGGATCGCCGTTGTGGAATTTAGCCTTCGGGTTGAGTTTGAATGTTGCCGACAGCCCGTCTTCGGCAAGTGAAAAGTCTTCCGCCAGCAGCCCGTACATGGAGAAAGGTTCGTCCCAACTGTTGTCCGTAAGCTTATCCACGGTCAGCATGAGGATGCCGACTTCTTTGTCGCCTTTGAGGGTGAACGGGTTGAACGTATCGAAGCCGCCCTGTATCGGCAGGGAAAACACGCCGCCTTTTGGCGCGTCGGGATTGACGTATTCGTAGGCGCGAAAGTTGGCGGGATATTTCGGCTCCTGCCCCAAACCCAAACCGTATGCGGCAAAAGCGGTGGCAGAGGAGAAGGAAAGTAGCAGCAGGACGAGCGTTTTCATGAGTTTCCAAACCGAACGGGACGATGAAGCCCGATTATAGCAAAAGGTCGTCTGAAAAATTTTTCAGACGACCTTTTGTGTGTTTCAAAATCCTCAAGAAGACTGCTGCCGTTTTTTCGCCTGCGCGTCAAACTCCGCCAGCGTCATGTTCAAAGTCTGCAAACACGGCCTCATCACCGCATCGACAGCTTGGTTCACATGATCCCTTCCTAAAGGCGACGGGCGGTAAACAAAGAGCTTGAAAAGTTCGCTCAACTCAATCGAATCCGCCCCCGTTTTCAACACCCAGCCCTGACGGC is from Neisseria sicca and encodes:
- a CDS encoding alpha/beta hydrolase; this encodes MTSRTAHWQAARLLQAEETHIRSKHTGRSYRIQTAAIGSPPPQGYPVLHILDGDAFFPAALSMAQSLLINPMTRSRAACLIVSIGYPNGEVRDLTQRALDYTPPLPETATEADRRQYGQADRFAAFLDHELAPALAAKYPVNPKEQALFGHSFGALFGLYSLFTAPDRFKHNLLASPSVWWHNRRVLDFLPSALPADTAVRISVGEHEGRSNRPEQIGREMVAQAKLLAGTLQHLGADAQFTLYPNANHGNTPFYALPDHIEYLRQAWQKK
- a CDS encoding extracellular solute-binding protein; this encodes MKTLVLLLLSFSSATAFAAYGLGLGQEPKYPANFRAYEYVNPDAPKGGVFSLPIQGGFDTFNPFTLKGDKEVGILMLTVDKLTDNSWDEPFSMYGLLAEDFSLAEDGLSATFKLNPKAKFHNGDPVLAKDVAASFRLLTQDKAANPSYRIYWSDVAKVETPDDRTVVFRFKQRNAELHMVLGQLPVFSHKSYPEGLEKGANKMPIGSGPYRFVKADIGRMSEYARDKNYWAQNLPTRKGRYNFDTVRFKYFKDNSVRLEGLKAGQYDFVYENIARNWARAYTGEMLAKRGLGKYEWVQQSNAGMQGFVMNMRRVPFNNILVRQAMVESFDFESVNARIFYGAYRRSNSFFTNSEMAATGKPQGAELKLLQSLGNTLDPAVLNQPVPEPPQTDPKTGIRPNLLKARALLEKAGYRYKNGKLTDSQGKPLTFEFLTASKNYERITAKWQRDLAKIGVTMNIRVTDPALYQRRLNDFDFDMTITVYANSESPGNEQYDYFGCEAAKIPGSQNLAGVCRPDVEKLLKHFSSFTNREELKTTVQALDRTIRHQYIIVPAWYADRYRVVYRNNLGIPQQLPKYYDPITFPLSSGWWK
- a CDS encoding TonB-dependent siderophore receptor, with protein sequence MFRPNLTAAAVVAALSSTVFAAETAELDTVHVKGQRSYNAIATEKNGDYSSFAATVGTKIPASLREIPQSVSIITNQQVKDRNVDTFDQLARKTPGLRVLSNDDGRSSVYARGYEYSEYNIDGLPAQMQSINGTLPNLFAFDRVEVMRGPSGLFDSSGEMGGIVNLVRKRPTKEFQGHAAAGFGTHKQYKAEADVSGPLNADGSVRARVMAQTSGASPRPAEKNNHHETFYAAADWDINPDTTLGVGYLYQQRHLAPYNGLPVGSSGNLLSLPNHTFVGADWNKFKMNSHDVFADLKHYFDDGGYGKIGMRYSDRDADSNYTFAAKKLSADNKADVVGLGTEIKQKAFAVDASYSRPFALGNTANELVVGADYNRLRSTNEQGRAAVARNVALGDFHSVPYVNLMQNARAGARGYSHTVATENLDEFGVYGKSVFHPVDRLSLIGGWRLGHYKIEAGDGDELHKASKTKFTGYAGAVYDLNDNNSLYASFSQLYTPQTSLGTDGNLLKAREGNQFEVGYKGSYMDDRLNTRVSLYRLKDKNAAAPLNPNNRNTRYAALGKRVMEGVETEISGAITPKWQIHAGYSYLHSQIKTASNSRDDGIFLLMPKHSANLWITYEVTPKLTLGGGVNAMSSISSAAGLRAGGYATFDAMAAYRFTSKLKLQINADNIFNRHYYARVGSANTFNIPGSERSLMANLRYDF